In Felis catus isolate Fca126 chromosome C2, F.catus_Fca126_mat1.0, whole genome shotgun sequence, a single window of DNA contains:
- the PARP14 gene encoding protein mono-ADP-ribosyltransferase PARP14 isoform X3, translated as MAVSGSVPLLVEGSWGPDPPKNLSTKLQMYFQSPKRSGGGECEVRQEPGRPGLFLVFFHREDVRQKVLEKKNHELIWPGKGTFKLTVQLPTAPDKVQDAFEGEIPTKEPEGKEHVKEPDVSEELDTKLSLNRRSEKVEDTSEECENISSLVAFENLKANVTALMLTLLVENISGLSNDDFQVEVIRDFDVAVVTFQKCIDAVKFVDDCARHHSVKQLQLSPRLLEVTKTIRVENLPPGADDYNLKCLFENPLNGGGRIARIQCLPEESSALIEFFDKKVLHTITTKKLGLSNMPLSVFPYYASLGTALYGKEKPLIKLPAPFRESLDLPLWRFLKKKHHLMDEINDEVRRCHSELMWSELSGEVTIRPATTLFSLGRLRIRTWRKDVSTAFSSIRSKYKVTPLKVDPIVWDTIKNSLEDDRILTEFDTLMGVVTLVGKSEDVQNIEPQIKELIESTTQKIKKEEQSVKEKVAIAPGRYSLLCHSGILERLHTECPEMEMSYDEASQHMSFKGFRTDVYKAKCEIQKKIYTMAQKNIQLPPEIFQFLQKVDCAEFSKSLFIAQKILAVYELEGTAVLLTSYFSEVLLDAEKQMVSALSSKRIDIEDKDILNGKKWKGLTRRLHKKHNSSSKTVIIDELTSGTKAEVIIAGCVREVNETHSLLFDFVEEHTKIERLVEIEPSIIIDYLKIEKKPFWQKIKKTNVQVIFNAENKKKGILLIGPKAKVLDGMHIIKQAWESICVESIHIDKPGVSQFFQEKAQYYKSEVKRLFGCFIELQENGGKKEGGRTDGQKCSSRAELAPGVSLIVQRGDLTQFPVEVVVSTANEDLKLSGGLAAALSKAAGPELQADCDQIAKTMGKIPPGCAVISKAGKLPYRHVIHAVGPKWKGDEALKCVLQLKKAIEESLHLAAKYKYRSIAIPAISSGVFGFPLARCVKTIVLAIKKNFQLNQDGNTLKEIYLVDTAEKAVEAFAETVKTVFEDSLSVAASRPSLPEAVQPSLITVHGNGQMSLSQGNLRLLLVKGDVQSATADVLVNSIPMDLELNRGPLSQALLAKAGPKLQEELNIAGQMAIVGMGTVLQTSGHSLHCRRVLHVVAPNWRDDSTSSYKIMGDIIRKCLEITESLSLKSIAFPAIGTGNLGFPKTIFAELIISEVLKFSSKTQLTTLQEVYFLLHPSDHGNIQAFSDEFARRTNGNFVSDKIPKAEDKQVFYGTGFSPDVGMHEMMIGPIIFQVAFGDITKEEADMIVNSTSKTFNLKAGVSKAILECAGQNVEMECSRQVQKGNSDYIITEGGLLRCKNIVHVIGGNDVKRSISYVLQECEKRNYSSICLPAIGTGNAKQDPGMVADAIIDAIEDFIQKGFVRSVKKVKVVIFMPHLLDVFWASMKKREPSLTSPQQSLPSKLTSFMGSPSQSPQKQNPLVLKKKTESASFQVCGENVKCVENALTWIQDLITKELCPYTNEDECIKDFNEKEYQKLNELQENLNIAICLDSKRPLIEVFGMGKDLTEARNAIEEMIKRIRLAKEQKSQADFISEFVEWQYYDKDTFHSFKKIINLQLENARKAKKRIAVVKVNHQTYTVDLCKYSATNAEGRSLPVRRLMKSED; from the exons ATGGCTGTGTCAGGCTCCGTCCCGCTGTTGGTCGAAGGGTCCTGGGGCCCCGACCCCCCGAAGAACCTGAGCACCAAGTTGCAGATGTACTTCCAGAGCCCGAAGAGATCGGGAGGCGGGGAGTGTGAGGTCCGCCAGGAACCGGGCAGGCCGGGGCTCTTCCTAGTGTTCTTCCATCGAGAGGACG ttcgGCAAAAAGTTCTGGAGAAAAAGAACCATGAGTTAATATGGCCAGGAAAGGGAACATTCAAGTTAACTGTCCAGTTGCCCACAGCCCCAGACAAGGTCCAGGATGCCTTTGAGGGGGAAATTCCAACAAAG GAACCGGAAGGCAAAGAACATGTCAAAGAACCAG ATGTGTCCGAAGAATTGGATACAAAACTTTCTCTCAACAGAAGATCAGAAAAAGTGGAAGATACCTCAGaagaatgtgaaaatatttcctctttggtTGCATTTGAAAATCTCAAGGCAAATGTAACTGCTTTAATGTTAACCTTGCTAGTGGAGAACATAAGTGGCCTGTCCAATGATGATTTTCAAGTGGAAGTAATACGAGATTTTGATGTTGCTGTGGTTACCTTTCAAAAATGTATAG ATGCTGTGAAATTTGTTGATGattgtgccaggcaccattcagTGAAACAACTTCAACTTTCTCCACGACTTCTGGAAGTGACAAAAACAATCAGGGTTGAAAACCTGCCACCTGGGGCTGATGACTataatttgaaatgtttatttgaaaatccTCTAAATGGAGGAGGAAGAATTGCCAGGATTCAATGTTTGCCTGAAGAGAGTTCAGCTCTGATTGAGTTTTTTGACAAAAAAG tGTTACACACCATCACGACCAAGAAACTTGGCCTCAGTAATATGCCGCTCTCTGTGTTTCCATACTATGCCTCTTTGGGCACGGCCTTGTACGGAAAGGAGAAACCTCTGATTAAGCTTCCAGCACCATTCAGAGAATCGTTAGATCTTCCCTTATGGAGATTCTTGAAGAAAAAGCACCATCTGATGGATGAGATAAATGATGAAGTGAGGCGTTGTCACTCTGAACTAATGTGGTCCGAACTCAGTGGTGAAGTTACCATCAGACCTGCAACCACATTATTCAGTCTAGGTAGACTAAGGATCAGGACTTGGCGGAAAGATGTTTCCACAGCATTCTCTAGCATCAGGTCTAAATATAAAGTCACCCCATTGAAAGTGGATCCCATCGTGTGGGACACCATAAAAAATAGTTTAGAAGACGACAGGATTTTGACTGAATTTGATACACTTATGGGGGTTGTAACCTTAGTGGGGAAATCAGAGGACGTACAGAACATTGAGCCACAAATCAAGGAATTAATAGAAAGTacaactcaaaaaattaaaaaagaagagcaaagtgtAAAGGAAAAAGTGGCCATTGCTCCAGGAAGGTATTCTCTTTTGTGTCACAGTGGCATCCTGGAGCGTCTCCACACTGAGTGCCCGGAGATGGAGATGTCTTATGATGAAGCTTCTCAACACATGAGCTTCAAAGGATTCCGCACAGATGTGTATAAAGCAAAGtgtgaaatacagaaaaagatataCACCATGGCTCAAAAAAACATCCAGCTTCCCCCCGAGATTTTCCAATTTTTGCAAAAAGTAGACTGTGCAGAATTCTCTAAGTCTCTTTTTATAGCACAGAAAATTCTTGCTGTTTATGAGCTAGAGGGTACAGCTGTTCTTCTAACCAGCTATTTCTCTGAAGTCCTATTAGATGCTGAAAAGCAAATGGTCAGTGCCTTAAGTTCTAAGCGCATAGACATTGAGGACAAGGACATTCTTAATGGCAAGAAATGGAAAGGGCTCACTCGCAGATTGCATAAGAAACATAATTCCTCGTCAAAGACTGTAATAATCGATGAGTTAACTTCAGGAACCAAAGCTGAGGTTATCATTGCAGGCTGTGTGAGAGAAGTGAATGAAACCCATAGCTTGCTTTTTGACTTTGTGGAAGAACACACGAAAATAGAGAGATTGGTTGAAATAGAGCCTTCCATAATCATTGATTAtttgaagatagaaaaaaagCCATTCTGgcaaaagataaagaagacaaaTGTTCAAGTAATTTTCAAtgctgagaataaaaaaaaaggcattttactAATTGGCCCAAAGGCTAAAGTCCTGGACGGCATGCACATCATCAAGCAAGCCTGGGAATCCATCTGTGTTGAAAGCATCCATATTGATAAGCCAGGAGTCAGCCAGTTCTTCCAGGAGAAAGCACAGTATTATAAAAGTGAAGTCAAAAGGTTATTTGGATGTTTCATTGAACTACAGgagaatggaggaaagaaggagggaggtcGCACTGACGGACAGAAGTGCTCCTCTCGGGCAGAGCTGGCCCCTGGAGTCTCTCTGATTGTGCAACGGGGCGACTTGACACAGTTTCCTGTGGAAGTGGTGGTGAGCACTGCAAATGAGGACCTGAAGCTCTCTGGCGGCCTAGCGGCTGCTCTTTCTAAAGCAGCTGGCCCTGAGCTCCAAGCAGACTGTGACCAGATAGCGAAGACGATGGGCAAGATCCCCCCTGGCTGTGCCGTCATCTCCAAAGCAGGAAAGCTCCCATACCGGCATGTGATTCATGCCGTGGGGCCCAAGTGGAAGGGAGATGAGGCCCTGAAGTGTGTGCTCCAGTTAAAGAAAGCTATAGAAGAAAGTCTCCATTTGGCTGCAAAATACAAGTACCGATCCATAGCCATCCCTGCTATCAGCTCTGGAGTCTTTGGCTTTCCCTTAGCCCGGTGTGTGAAGACTATTGTTTTGGCTATCAAGAAAAACTTCCAGCTTAACCAGGATGGAAATACCTTGAAAGAGATTTACCTTGTGGATACAGCAGAGAAGGCTGTGGAGGCCTTTGCAGAGACAGTGAAAACTGTATTTGAAGACTCCCTGTCTGTTGCCGCTTCGCGGCCCAGTTTACCCGAAGCAGTCCAGCCCAGTTTGATAACAGTTCATGGAAACGGACAAATGTCATTGTCCCAGGGAAATCTGAGGCTCCTGCTGGTGAAAGGGGATGTGCAGAGTGCTACG GCTGATGTTCTTGTCAACTCCATTCCCATGGATCTTGAGCTTAATAGAGGGCCCCTTTCTCAGGCCCTCCTGGCAAAAGCTGGGCCAAAGCTCCAGGAGGAATTGAACATTGCTGGACAAATGGCAATTGTTGGCATGGGCACAGTTCTCCAAACCAGCGGACACAGTCTGCACTGCCGCCGTGTGCTTCACGTGGTGGCTCCGAACTGGAGAGATGACAGCACATCTTCATACAAG ATCATGGGAGACATAATCAGAAAATGTTTGGAAATCACTGAGAGCTTATCCttgaaatcaattgcatttccaGCCATAGGAACAGGAAATTTGGGGTTTCCTAAAACCATTTTTGCTGAATTAATCATTTCAGAAGTGTTAAAATTTAGTAGCAAGACTCAACTGACAACTTTACAAGAGGTTTACTTTCTGCTGCACCCGAGTGATCACGGAAATATTCAG GCATTTTCAGATGAATTCGCCAGAAGGACTAATGGAAATTTCGTCAGTGACAAAATTCCCAAGGCTGAAGATAAACAAG TCTTCTATGGGACTGGGTTTAGCCCAGATGTAGGAATGCATGAAATGATGATTGGTCCCATCATCTTCCAAGTGGCCTTTGGAGATATCACCAAAGAAGAGGCAGATATGATCGTAAATTCAACATCAAAGACATTTAATCTCAAAGCAG GGGTGTCCAAAGCAATTTTAGAATGTGCTGGACAAAATGTGGAAATGGAATGTTCTCGCCAAG TTCAAAAGGGCAACAGTGATTATATAATTACCGAAGGTGGATTATTGAGGTGCAAAAATATTGTTCACGTTATTGGTGGAAACGATGTCAAGAGATCAATCTCCTATGTTTTGCAAGAGTGTGAAAAACGGAATTACTCGTCCATTTGCCTCCCAGCCATTGGGACAG GAAATGCCAAACAAGACCCAGGTATGGTTGCTGATGCCATCATTGATGCCATTGAAGACTTTATCCAAAAAGGATTTGTCCGGTCTGTGAAAAAAGTTAAAGTTGTTATCTTTATGCCTCACCTACTGGACGTGTTTTGGGCCAgcatgaaaaaaagagaaccatCTCTGACTTCTCCCCAACAGTCTCTGCCGTCTAAATTAACAT caTTTATGGGATCCCCGAGTCAATCTCCCCAAAAGCAGAATCCTttggttttgaaaaagaaaacagaatcagcAAGTTTTCAGGTGTgtggtgaaaatgtaaaatgtgtggAAAACGCTCTCACCTGGATACAGGATCTGATTACAAAGGAACTGTGTCCTTACACCAATGAAGATGAGTGTATCaaagattttaatgaaaaagaatatcAGAAATTGAATGAGCTGCAGGAGAActtaaatattgccatttgcttGGACAGTAAAAGACCTCTGATTGAAGTTTTTGGGATGGGCAAAGATTTGACAGAGGCTAGAAATGCAATCGAGGAAATGATCAAGAGAATTAGATTGGCCAAAGAACAGAAATCCCAGGCAGATTTTATCAGTGAATTTGTAGAATGGCAATATTATGACAAAGACACTTTTCatagttttaagaaaataatcaatcTGCAATTGGAGAATGCaaggaaggcaaaaaaaaggATAGCTGTTGTCAAAGTTAATCACCAGACCTACACCGTGGACCTGTGCAAGTACAGTGCTACAAATGCAGAAGGACGCAGTTTACCGGTTCGGCGCCTCATGAAATCTGAAG
- the PARP14 gene encoding protein mono-ADP-ribosyltransferase PARP14 isoform X1 has product MAVSGSVPLLVEGSWGPDPPKNLSTKLQMYFQSPKRSGGGECEVRQEPGRPGLFLVFFHREDVRQKVLEKKNHELIWPGKGTFKLTVQLPTAPDKVQDAFEGEIPTKEPEGKEHVKEPDVSEELDTKLSLNRRSEKVEDTSEECENISSLVAFENLKANVTALMLTLLVENISGLSNDDFQVEVIRDFDVAVVTFQKCIDAVKFVDDCARHHSVKQLQLSPRLLEVTKTIRVENLPPGADDYNLKCLFENPLNGGGRIARIQCLPEESSALIEFFDKKVLHTITTKKLGLSNMPLSVFPYYASLGTALYGKEKPLIKLPAPFRESLDLPLWRFLKKKHHLMDEINDEVRRCHSELMWSELSGEVTIRPATTLFSLGRLRIRTWRKDVSTAFSSIRSKYKVTPLKVDPIVWDTIKNSLEDDRILTEFDTLMGVVTLVGKSEDVQNIEPQIKELIESTTQKIKKEEQSVKEKVAIAPGRYSLLCHSGILERLHTECPEMEMSYDEASQHMSFKGFRTDVYKAKCEIQKKIYTMAQKNIQLPPEIFQFLQKVDCAEFSKSLFIAQKILAVYELEGTAVLLTSYFSEVLLDAEKQMVSALSSKRIDIEDKDILNGKKWKGLTRRLHKKHNSSSKTVIIDELTSGTKAEVIIAGCVREVNETHSLLFDFVEEHTKIERLVEIEPSIIIDYLKIEKKPFWQKIKKTNVQVIFNAENKKKGILLIGPKAKVLDGMHIIKQAWESICVESIHIDKPGVSQFFQEKAQYYKSEVKRLFGCFIELQENGGKKEGGRTDGQKCSSRAELAPGVSLIVQRGDLTQFPVEVVVSTANEDLKLSGGLAAALSKAAGPELQADCDQIAKTMGKIPPGCAVISKAGKLPYRHVIHAVGPKWKGDEALKCVLQLKKAIEESLHLAAKYKYRSIAIPAISSGVFGFPLARCVKTIVLAIKKNFQLNQDGNTLKEIYLVDTAEKAVEAFAETVKTVFEDSLSVAASRPSLPEAVQPSLITVHGNGQMSLSQGNLRLLLVKGDVQSATADVLVNSIPMDLELNRGPLSQALLAKAGPKLQEELNIAGQMAIVGMGTVLQTSGHSLHCRRVLHVVAPNWRDDSTSSYKIMGDIIRKCLEITESLSLKSIAFPAIGTGNLGFPKTIFAELIISEVLKFSSKTQLTTLQEVYFLLHPSDHGNIQAFSDEFARRTNGNFVSDKIPKAEDKQVFYGTGFSPDVGMHEMMIGPIIFQVAFGDITKEEADMIVNSTSKTFNLKAGVSKAILECAGQNVEMECSRQVQKGNSDYIITEGGLLRCKNIVHVIGGNDVKRSISYVLQECEKRNYSSICLPAIGTGNAKQDPGMVADAIIDAIEDFIQKGFVRSVKKVKVVIFMPHLLDVFWASMKKREPSLTSPQQSLPSKLTSFMGSPSQSPQKQNPLVLKKKTESASFQVCGENVKCVENALTWIQDLITKELCPYTNEDECIKDFNEKEYQKLNELQENLNIAICLDSKRPLIEVFGMGKDLTEARNAIEEMIKRIRLAKEQKSQADFISEFVEWQYYDKDTFHSFKKIINLQLENARKAKKRIAVVKVNHQTYTVDLCKYSATNAEGRSLPVRRLMKSEVGIPEHWSDMKQQDVCVVELQPGHAEYATVASKFNQTCSHFYIEKIERIQNPDLWNSYQTKKKAMDAKYGHKNNEKQLFHGTDVDSVPHVNRNGFNRSYAGKNAVAYGKGTYFAVNARYSASDTYSRPDKNGKKHMYYVRVLTGTYTRGNQSLIVPPPKSPDNPTDLYDTVTDCVHNPGLFVVFYDYQAYPEYLITFTY; this is encoded by the exons ATGGCTGTGTCAGGCTCCGTCCCGCTGTTGGTCGAAGGGTCCTGGGGCCCCGACCCCCCGAAGAACCTGAGCACCAAGTTGCAGATGTACTTCCAGAGCCCGAAGAGATCGGGAGGCGGGGAGTGTGAGGTCCGCCAGGAACCGGGCAGGCCGGGGCTCTTCCTAGTGTTCTTCCATCGAGAGGACG ttcgGCAAAAAGTTCTGGAGAAAAAGAACCATGAGTTAATATGGCCAGGAAAGGGAACATTCAAGTTAACTGTCCAGTTGCCCACAGCCCCAGACAAGGTCCAGGATGCCTTTGAGGGGGAAATTCCAACAAAG GAACCGGAAGGCAAAGAACATGTCAAAGAACCAG ATGTGTCCGAAGAATTGGATACAAAACTTTCTCTCAACAGAAGATCAGAAAAAGTGGAAGATACCTCAGaagaatgtgaaaatatttcctctttggtTGCATTTGAAAATCTCAAGGCAAATGTAACTGCTTTAATGTTAACCTTGCTAGTGGAGAACATAAGTGGCCTGTCCAATGATGATTTTCAAGTGGAAGTAATACGAGATTTTGATGTTGCTGTGGTTACCTTTCAAAAATGTATAG ATGCTGTGAAATTTGTTGATGattgtgccaggcaccattcagTGAAACAACTTCAACTTTCTCCACGACTTCTGGAAGTGACAAAAACAATCAGGGTTGAAAACCTGCCACCTGGGGCTGATGACTataatttgaaatgtttatttgaaaatccTCTAAATGGAGGAGGAAGAATTGCCAGGATTCAATGTTTGCCTGAAGAGAGTTCAGCTCTGATTGAGTTTTTTGACAAAAAAG tGTTACACACCATCACGACCAAGAAACTTGGCCTCAGTAATATGCCGCTCTCTGTGTTTCCATACTATGCCTCTTTGGGCACGGCCTTGTACGGAAAGGAGAAACCTCTGATTAAGCTTCCAGCACCATTCAGAGAATCGTTAGATCTTCCCTTATGGAGATTCTTGAAGAAAAAGCACCATCTGATGGATGAGATAAATGATGAAGTGAGGCGTTGTCACTCTGAACTAATGTGGTCCGAACTCAGTGGTGAAGTTACCATCAGACCTGCAACCACATTATTCAGTCTAGGTAGACTAAGGATCAGGACTTGGCGGAAAGATGTTTCCACAGCATTCTCTAGCATCAGGTCTAAATATAAAGTCACCCCATTGAAAGTGGATCCCATCGTGTGGGACACCATAAAAAATAGTTTAGAAGACGACAGGATTTTGACTGAATTTGATACACTTATGGGGGTTGTAACCTTAGTGGGGAAATCAGAGGACGTACAGAACATTGAGCCACAAATCAAGGAATTAATAGAAAGTacaactcaaaaaattaaaaaagaagagcaaagtgtAAAGGAAAAAGTGGCCATTGCTCCAGGAAGGTATTCTCTTTTGTGTCACAGTGGCATCCTGGAGCGTCTCCACACTGAGTGCCCGGAGATGGAGATGTCTTATGATGAAGCTTCTCAACACATGAGCTTCAAAGGATTCCGCACAGATGTGTATAAAGCAAAGtgtgaaatacagaaaaagatataCACCATGGCTCAAAAAAACATCCAGCTTCCCCCCGAGATTTTCCAATTTTTGCAAAAAGTAGACTGTGCAGAATTCTCTAAGTCTCTTTTTATAGCACAGAAAATTCTTGCTGTTTATGAGCTAGAGGGTACAGCTGTTCTTCTAACCAGCTATTTCTCTGAAGTCCTATTAGATGCTGAAAAGCAAATGGTCAGTGCCTTAAGTTCTAAGCGCATAGACATTGAGGACAAGGACATTCTTAATGGCAAGAAATGGAAAGGGCTCACTCGCAGATTGCATAAGAAACATAATTCCTCGTCAAAGACTGTAATAATCGATGAGTTAACTTCAGGAACCAAAGCTGAGGTTATCATTGCAGGCTGTGTGAGAGAAGTGAATGAAACCCATAGCTTGCTTTTTGACTTTGTGGAAGAACACACGAAAATAGAGAGATTGGTTGAAATAGAGCCTTCCATAATCATTGATTAtttgaagatagaaaaaaagCCATTCTGgcaaaagataaagaagacaaaTGTTCAAGTAATTTTCAAtgctgagaataaaaaaaaaggcattttactAATTGGCCCAAAGGCTAAAGTCCTGGACGGCATGCACATCATCAAGCAAGCCTGGGAATCCATCTGTGTTGAAAGCATCCATATTGATAAGCCAGGAGTCAGCCAGTTCTTCCAGGAGAAAGCACAGTATTATAAAAGTGAAGTCAAAAGGTTATTTGGATGTTTCATTGAACTACAGgagaatggaggaaagaaggagggaggtcGCACTGACGGACAGAAGTGCTCCTCTCGGGCAGAGCTGGCCCCTGGAGTCTCTCTGATTGTGCAACGGGGCGACTTGACACAGTTTCCTGTGGAAGTGGTGGTGAGCACTGCAAATGAGGACCTGAAGCTCTCTGGCGGCCTAGCGGCTGCTCTTTCTAAAGCAGCTGGCCCTGAGCTCCAAGCAGACTGTGACCAGATAGCGAAGACGATGGGCAAGATCCCCCCTGGCTGTGCCGTCATCTCCAAAGCAGGAAAGCTCCCATACCGGCATGTGATTCATGCCGTGGGGCCCAAGTGGAAGGGAGATGAGGCCCTGAAGTGTGTGCTCCAGTTAAAGAAAGCTATAGAAGAAAGTCTCCATTTGGCTGCAAAATACAAGTACCGATCCATAGCCATCCCTGCTATCAGCTCTGGAGTCTTTGGCTTTCCCTTAGCCCGGTGTGTGAAGACTATTGTTTTGGCTATCAAGAAAAACTTCCAGCTTAACCAGGATGGAAATACCTTGAAAGAGATTTACCTTGTGGATACAGCAGAGAAGGCTGTGGAGGCCTTTGCAGAGACAGTGAAAACTGTATTTGAAGACTCCCTGTCTGTTGCCGCTTCGCGGCCCAGTTTACCCGAAGCAGTCCAGCCCAGTTTGATAACAGTTCATGGAAACGGACAAATGTCATTGTCCCAGGGAAATCTGAGGCTCCTGCTGGTGAAAGGGGATGTGCAGAGTGCTACG GCTGATGTTCTTGTCAACTCCATTCCCATGGATCTTGAGCTTAATAGAGGGCCCCTTTCTCAGGCCCTCCTGGCAAAAGCTGGGCCAAAGCTCCAGGAGGAATTGAACATTGCTGGACAAATGGCAATTGTTGGCATGGGCACAGTTCTCCAAACCAGCGGACACAGTCTGCACTGCCGCCGTGTGCTTCACGTGGTGGCTCCGAACTGGAGAGATGACAGCACATCTTCATACAAG ATCATGGGAGACATAATCAGAAAATGTTTGGAAATCACTGAGAGCTTATCCttgaaatcaattgcatttccaGCCATAGGAACAGGAAATTTGGGGTTTCCTAAAACCATTTTTGCTGAATTAATCATTTCAGAAGTGTTAAAATTTAGTAGCAAGACTCAACTGACAACTTTACAAGAGGTTTACTTTCTGCTGCACCCGAGTGATCACGGAAATATTCAG GCATTTTCAGATGAATTCGCCAGAAGGACTAATGGAAATTTCGTCAGTGACAAAATTCCCAAGGCTGAAGATAAACAAG TCTTCTATGGGACTGGGTTTAGCCCAGATGTAGGAATGCATGAAATGATGATTGGTCCCATCATCTTCCAAGTGGCCTTTGGAGATATCACCAAAGAAGAGGCAGATATGATCGTAAATTCAACATCAAAGACATTTAATCTCAAAGCAG GGGTGTCCAAAGCAATTTTAGAATGTGCTGGACAAAATGTGGAAATGGAATGTTCTCGCCAAG TTCAAAAGGGCAACAGTGATTATATAATTACCGAAGGTGGATTATTGAGGTGCAAAAATATTGTTCACGTTATTGGTGGAAACGATGTCAAGAGATCAATCTCCTATGTTTTGCAAGAGTGTGAAAAACGGAATTACTCGTCCATTTGCCTCCCAGCCATTGGGACAG GAAATGCCAAACAAGACCCAGGTATGGTTGCTGATGCCATCATTGATGCCATTGAAGACTTTATCCAAAAAGGATTTGTCCGGTCTGTGAAAAAAGTTAAAGTTGTTATCTTTATGCCTCACCTACTGGACGTGTTTTGGGCCAgcatgaaaaaaagagaaccatCTCTGACTTCTCCCCAACAGTCTCTGCCGTCTAAATTAACAT caTTTATGGGATCCCCGAGTCAATCTCCCCAAAAGCAGAATCCTttggttttgaaaaagaaaacagaatcagcAAGTTTTCAGGTGTgtggtgaaaatgtaaaatgtgtggAAAACGCTCTCACCTGGATACAGGATCTGATTACAAAGGAACTGTGTCCTTACACCAATGAAGATGAGTGTATCaaagattttaatgaaaaagaatatcAGAAATTGAATGAGCTGCAGGAGAActtaaatattgccatttgcttGGACAGTAAAAGACCTCTGATTGAAGTTTTTGGGATGGGCAAAGATTTGACAGAGGCTAGAAATGCAATCGAGGAAATGATCAAGAGAATTAGATTGGCCAAAGAACAGAAATCCCAGGCAGATTTTATCAGTGAATTTGTAGAATGGCAATATTATGACAAAGACACTTTTCatagttttaagaaaataatcaatcTGCAATTGGAGAATGCaaggaaggcaaaaaaaaggATAGCTGTTGTCAAAGTTAATCACCAGACCTACACCGTGGACCTGTGCAAGTACAGTGCTACAAATGCAGAAGGACGCAGTTTACCGGTTCGGCGCCTCATGAAATCTGAAG TTGGGATCCCCGAGCACTGGAGTGATATGAAACAGCAGGATGTCTGTGTGGTTGAGCTACAGCCTGGTCATGCAGAATATGCCACAGTGGCAAGCAAGTTTAATCAGACCTGCTCGCACTTCTACATAGAGAAG